A single region of the Thermoplasmata archaeon genome encodes:
- a CDS encoding divalent heavy-metal cations transporter, with translation MDALLLFALYSLLLIAVSLIAAYLPQMGKLKDQSAHMMIALSTGIFMGLMVFMLLPEGLEECEEGGIDTHFAMYALLAGFLVIMVIDTIMKHKHLATCGCHMHDDGHEHRVTSMSSFVGLAIHAACDGLALAAMFMAGEEVGLMATIGLCIHKFAELFSLSSTMLLSDLDKKSSMFRLGLFSLITPVAGLLFFLLFSDMEVEGTLGIPLTFAAGTLLYVITCNMIPESFHRDRSYRTLMLILIGIAIMMAVALAFPHSH, from the coding sequence ATGGATGCTTTGTTGCTGTTCGCGCTCTATTCGCTGCTGCTGATCGCAGTTTCCCTCATAGCGGCCTATCTTCCTCAGATGGGCAAGCTGAAGGATCAGAGCGCACATATGATGATAGCCCTGAGTACGGGAATATTCATGGGGCTGATGGTCTTCATGCTCCTTCCAGAGGGTCTGGAGGAATGTGAGGAAGGCGGAATAGATACACATTTCGCGATGTATGCGCTTCTCGCAGGATTCCTTGTGATCATGGTGATTGATACCATCATGAAGCATAAACACCTGGCCACCTGCGGATGCCACATGCACGATGACGGTCATGAGCACAGGGTCACATCGATGTCCTCTTTCGTAGGTCTCGCGATTCACGCAGCATGCGACGGTCTCGCCCTTGCGGCCATGTTCATGGCCGGAGAGGAGGTAGGGCTCATGGCCACAATCGGTCTGTGCATACACAAGTTCGCAGAGCTATTTTCGTTGTCATCTACTATGCTGCTGTCTGATCTCGATAAGAAATCGTCGATGTTCCGTCTCGGGCTGTTCTCCCTGATCACGCCTGTTGCTGGGCTGCTTTTCTTCCTTCTGTTCAGCGATATGGAGGTGGAAGGAACACTCGGAATCCCATTGACATTCGCGGCAGGAACCTTGCTGTATGTGATCACCTGCAACATGATCCCGGAATCTTTCCACAGGGACAGGAGCTACAGGACCCTGATGCTGATCTTGATCGGAATCGCAATAATGATGGCCGTTGCACTGGCCTTCCCGCATTCGCACTGA
- a CDS encoding dinitrogenase iron-molybdenum cofactor biosynthesis protein produces MKIAVTYENGMVFQHFGRTQQFKVYDVEDGKVLSSRVIGNDGLSHGALGEILMREKVEVFICGGIGGGARDMIASRGIKLIPGVSGNADQAVEQYLKGTLDFDPNAACHAHGDHQCH; encoded by the coding sequence ATGAAGATTGCAGTCACATACGAAAACGGAATGGTCTTCCAGCATTTTGGAAGGACTCAGCAGTTCAAGGTCTACGATGTAGAGGATGGAAAGGTACTCAGCTCCAGAGTGATCGGAAATGACGGGCTATCACACGGAGCCCTCGGCGAGATCCTGATGAGGGAGAAGGTAGAGGTCTTCATCTGCGGAGGTATCGGCGGAGGAGCGAGGGACATGATCGCTTCACGCGGTATCAAACTCATCCCGGGGGTCAGCGGGAATGCCGATCAGGCGGTGGAGCAGTACCTCAAAGGAACACTCGACTTCGATCCTAATGCGGCATGCCATGCCCACGGCGATCATCAATGTCATTGA
- a CDS encoding sodium-dependent transporter: MSENESRASFSGKVGFVLAASASAVGLGNLWRFPYLTSHYGGGIFVIIYIVLALTFGFSLMIAEVALGRKTGKSCISAFGDLCSKYKWIGIVAALIPLLIVPYYCVIGGWVTKWLATSAIGQLDTLTESGYWWNYITGEISGMADPTIWFLVFAALCIGCIVLGVDKGIERLSKILMPLLLIMMIGIIIYEFTLPNIWDGVNFYLNPDVSKLSAGTFLGAISQIFYSMSLAMGIMITYGSYMKKDVSIERSARNISAIDTSVAILAGLMIIPAAFTQGLGDSSGMGLMFVALPQVFESMPAGEIVAPIFYLLVLFAAMTSAVSLLETVVSVFVDMKKARRKQSIIVSSIILIVLGVITVLGFGPLMIDIGPFSQGAGWLGIFDSITNSVLMPIIAIVTCIFIGYVIKVTVITDEVKAEGMAFRFEKPFTVMIKYVCPILLTFMLVFGLLDLFGIFSLY, encoded by the coding sequence ATGTCTGAGAATGAGAGCAGAGCTTCCTTCAGCGGAAAGGTCGGATTCGTCCTTGCCGCTTCCGCCTCAGCGGTCGGTCTCGGGAATCTTTGGAGATTCCCGTATCTGACATCGCACTACGGCGGCGGAATCTTCGTCATCATCTACATTGTCCTCGCCTTAACGTTCGGATTCTCGTTGATGATTGCTGAGGTTGCTCTGGGTAGGAAGACAGGTAAATCCTGTATCAGTGCTTTCGGAGACCTGTGCTCCAAGTACAAGTGGATCGGAATCGTCGCTGCATTGATTCCGTTGTTGATCGTCCCATATTATTGTGTGATCGGAGGATGGGTCACAAAGTGGCTCGCCACATCGGCTATAGGCCAGCTGGACACATTGACTGAATCCGGATACTGGTGGAATTACATCACCGGAGAGATCTCCGGAATGGCCGACCCCACAATTTGGTTCCTTGTATTCGCCGCCTTGTGCATAGGCTGTATCGTATTGGGTGTCGACAAGGGAATCGAGAGGCTCAGCAAGATTCTGATGCCTCTGCTCCTCATCATGATGATTGGAATAATCATCTACGAATTCACACTGCCCAACATCTGGGACGGAGTAAACTTCTACCTCAACCCCGATGTATCCAAGCTGAGCGCAGGAACCTTCCTGGGCGCGATCAGTCAGATCTTCTACTCCATGTCATTGGCCATGGGAATCATGATCACTTACGGTTCCTACATGAAGAAGGATGTCAGCATCGAGAGATCTGCCAGGAACATCAGTGCTATCGATACCAGTGTCGCAATCCTTGCAGGTCTGATGATCATCCCCGCAGCGTTCACCCAGGGTCTTGGAGACTCCAGCGGAATGGGACTCATGTTCGTCGCACTGCCTCAGGTCTTCGAAAGCATGCCTGCGGGAGAGATTGTTGCACCTATCTTCTACCTGCTCGTTCTGTTCGCCGCAATGACCTCGGCCGTCTCGCTCTTGGAGACCGTTGTCTCTGTATTCGTGGATATGAAGAAGGCCAGAAGGAAACAGTCCATAATAGTCTCCAGCATCATACTGATCGTGCTGGGTGTCATAACCGTACTGGGATTCGGTCCGCTCATGATAGATATCGGTCCGTTCTCCCAGGGTGCAGGATGGCTCGGAATATTCGACAGTATCACCAACTCCGTACTGATGCCTATCATCGCCATAGTGACCTGTATCTTCATCGGATATGTGATCAAGGTCACGGTGATAACCGACGAGGTTAAGGCTGAAGGCATGGCGTTCAGATTCGAGAAACCGTTCACAGTCATGATCAAATATGTCTGTCCGATTCTGTTGACCTTCATGCTGGTCTTCGGATTGCTGGACCTGTTCGGCATATTCAGTCTGTACTGA
- a CDS encoding preprotein translocase subunit Sec61beta, which yields MAKKNDSGFQSSAGLMRYFDVENEKGLKISPYAVIGIAIAVIVIVEIASAFFSL from the coding sequence ATGGCAAAGAAAAACGACAGCGGATTCCAATCCTCTGCAGGTCTGATGAGATACTTCGACGTTGAGAACGAGAAGGGTCTCAAGATCAGCCCCTACGCAGTCATCGGTATCGCTATCGCAGTCATCGTTATCGTGGAGATCGCTAGCGCGTTCTTCTCCCTCTGA
- a CDS encoding sodium:alanine symporter family protein: MSFDFDSFIDMVWEFDDYFWFIPLVLIVALGLYSTVKFRAVQFTELKEMFKVTFSLEKSVRDKITPFHVFCVSMGNRIGVGNIVGPITALIFGGPGAIFWMWIFATLGGATSFVETTVGQIFKSKDENGDFIGGPAHNVAKGLNSRKLGVIIAVLMIAVYIGGYVLSEITTISSSFKGAYDF, from the coding sequence ATGTCATTCGATTTCGATTCATTCATAGATATGGTCTGGGAGTTCGACGATTATTTTTGGTTCATACCATTGGTATTGATAGTCGCTCTCGGTCTTTATTCCACAGTGAAGTTCAGGGCGGTCCAGTTCACCGAGCTCAAGGAGATGTTCAAGGTAACGTTCTCTTTGGAGAAGAGTGTCCGGGACAAGATCACCCCCTTCCATGTGTTTTGTGTGAGCATGGGCAACCGTATCGGTGTAGGAAACATCGTGGGACCTATCACCGCTTTGATCTTCGGAGGGCCCGGAGCGATCTTCTGGATGTGGATCTTCGCCACGTTGGGTGGAGCTACGAGTTTCGTGGAGACCACGGTCGGACAGATCTTCAAGAGCAAGGATGAGAACGGGGATTTCATAGGAGGTCCCGCCCATAATGTGGCCAAAGGATTGAACTCGAGGAAACTCGGTGTGATCATCGCTGTTCTCATGATCGCTGTGTACATCGGCGGTTATGTCCTTTCGGAGATCACAACGATCTCCTCATCGTTCAAAGGAGCTTACGATTTCTAG
- a CDS encoding MFS transporter: protein MASISQRIESLPMTKMTWGILFLVGLGWMFDAMDQGMVSGVIAAIGTDWDLSKYELSWLTSSGIFGMILGAALSGAISDRLGRRAVILYTLLIYSIGSFLCGIATEYWMLIIFRFITGFGLGGELPAASTLVSELSPLKSRGRNVVILESFWAWGWIAASLVAFLVIPAYGWRMAFFVGAVPALFAAALRFKVPESPRYLELNGRRDEAEKIVSEMESAAGVVSCPDNSVPEKAEKRPWYEEFRMLWKKENLRSTSVLWVIWFGINFGYYGFVLWTPSLLTEQGFDIVKSFGFTVIMCLAQLPGYFSAAYLVERWGRKPTLIVYFFGTALASWFFGHADSDETILAAGCLLYFFALGAWGCVYSYTPEVYPTDVRGSGTGWASAFGRIGAFIAPFIVPVLYSSFGKDEGFILVFAVLAAAFALVALVILVFGRETKGISLTDTSE, encoded by the coding sequence ATGGCGAGCATCTCTCAGCGCATCGAATCACTCCCGATGACCAAGATGACATGGGGAATTCTGTTCCTGGTAGGCCTGGGATGGATGTTCGATGCGATGGACCAAGGGATGGTCAGCGGAGTCATCGCTGCCATCGGTACTGATTGGGACCTCTCGAAATACGAACTCAGCTGGCTGACCAGTTCAGGTATCTTCGGAATGATCCTGGGAGCCGCTCTCTCTGGAGCGATATCAGACCGCTTGGGAAGGCGCGCGGTTATCCTCTATACATTGTTGATATACAGTATAGGCAGCTTCCTTTGCGGGATCGCCACCGAATACTGGATGCTGATCATCTTCCGTTTCATAACCGGTTTCGGACTGGGTGGAGAACTTCCGGCCGCCTCCACGTTGGTGAGCGAACTCTCTCCTCTGAAATCGAGAGGGAGGAATGTAGTCATCCTCGAGAGCTTCTGGGCTTGGGGATGGATCGCCGCATCCCTCGTGGCATTCCTCGTGATACCGGCATACGGATGGCGCATGGCATTCTTTGTAGGTGCTGTTCCTGCACTGTTCGCCGCCGCATTGCGTTTCAAGGTCCCCGAATCCCCCAGATACCTGGAGCTCAACGGAAGGCGCGATGAGGCTGAGAAGATAGTTTCTGAAATGGAATCTGCTGCCGGCGTAGTATCCTGTCCCGACAACTCTGTCCCTGAAAAGGCTGAAAAGAGACCGTGGTACGAGGAATTCAGGATGCTCTGGAAGAAAGAGAATCTCCGCTCTACGTCAGTCCTATGGGTCATCTGGTTCGGTATTAACTTCGGCTACTATGGGTTCGTGCTCTGGACTCCCAGCCTGCTAACGGAACAGGGATTCGATATCGTCAAGAGCTTCGGTTTTACCGTTATCATGTGTCTAGCGCAGCTCCCGGGTTACTTCAGCGCGGCCTATCTGGTGGAGAGGTGGGGGCGCAAACCGACCTTGATAGTCTACTTCTTCGGAACGGCATTGGCCTCATGGTTCTTCGGACACGCCGATTCGGACGAGACCATCCTCGCTGCGGGTTGTCTCCTGTACTTCTTCGCCCTCGGTGCATGGGGATGCGTCTATTCCTACACCCCTGAGGTCTATCCCACGGATGTCCGCGGTTCCGGAACTGGTTGGGCATCAGCCTTCGGACGTATCGGAGCCTTCATCGCCCCGTTCATCGTCCCCGTTCTGTATTCCAGCTTCGGAAAGGATGAAGGGTTCATACTGGTGTTCGCGGTCCTTGCAGCGGCATTCGCACTTGTGGCGCTGGTGATCCTGGTATTCGGCAGAGAGACGAAGGGGATCAGTTTGACGGACACATCGGAATGA
- a CDS encoding alanine:cation symporter family protein, whose product MAIILAVIAVLVAIGGFKGVAKASVLLVPFMALAWIILTLVVILMNAGGIPDAVASIFTCAFNVPSAVSGGIGAMIVWALRRGVWSNEAGEGTITNISSSASVPHPVKQGLSQSIGVLFDTLVSTMTALVILCYFSGDYDALAASAASFDNSSMPMLQYVIGESIGGIAPTLVFIFLFLFAITCFMGDYVIGMNNLKFITQDRKVKIALVIITIGIVFFSAYSGSEGLYAIMDVLLGVCGIVNCFVMFKLSKFAFEAFKDYRRQKAEGIEDPVFHKSVLSDPSGVTEWDD is encoded by the coding sequence ATCGCAATCATCCTCGCAGTCATCGCTGTTCTTGTTGCGATAGGCGGTTTCAAGGGCGTTGCCAAAGCATCGGTCCTTCTCGTTCCCTTCATGGCGTTGGCATGGATCATATTGACCTTGGTGGTCATCCTGATGAATGCGGGCGGCATTCCCGACGCCGTGGCCTCCATATTTACATGTGCGTTCAATGTGCCCTCGGCAGTCAGCGGAGGCATCGGTGCCATGATCGTATGGGCATTGAGGAGAGGTGTATGGTCCAATGAGGCCGGAGAGGGTACCATCACCAACATCTCATCATCGGCCAGCGTTCCACATCCGGTCAAACAGGGTCTATCGCAATCCATCGGTGTCCTCTTCGATACCCTTGTCAGCACGATGACTGCTCTGGTCATCCTATGCTACTTTAGTGGAGACTACGACGCGCTCGCCGCATCCGCCGCATCATTTGATAACAGTTCGATGCCGATGCTGCAGTATGTGATCGGTGAGTCTATTGGAGGTATAGCTCCGACGTTGGTGTTCATCTTCCTCTTCCTGTTCGCGATCACATGTTTCATGGGAGATTACGTCATAGGTATGAACAATCTGAAGTTCATCACCCAGGATAGGAAGGTCAAGATCGCATTGGTCATAATCACGATAGGCATCGTGTTCTTCTCCGCTTACTCCGGTTCGGAGGGATTGTACGCCATCATGGATGTCCTGTTGGGGGTCTGTGGTATCGTGAACTGTTTCGTGATGTTCAAGCTCTCGAAGTTCGCATTCGAGGCGTTCAAGGACTATCGCAGGCAGAAGGCAGAGGGAATTGAAGATCCCGTGTTCCACAAGAGTGTCCTCTCGGATCCATCCGGTGTGACCGAGTGGGACGACTGA
- a CDS encoding CopG family ribbon-helix-helix protein, with product MTIISVSLNDEYTDMLDSIQSAYGLKGRSEAMRASISVAMNEIKEMSSLEGVIEGVLIIVRGNHADPWMIQIQAKYQDIIKTQMHSHLKDHKCLEVMVVSCASKELSDMMKDIRAQDKADYVKFVRG from the coding sequence ATGACGATCATCAGCGTATCACTGAACGACGAATACACGGATATGCTTGACAGCATCCAAAGCGCTTACGGACTCAAGGGAAGATCTGAGGCGATGAGGGCATCGATATCCGTCGCCATGAATGAGATCAAGGAGATGAGCTCCCTTGAAGGGGTCATAGAAGGTGTCCTGATCATCGTCAGAGGCAACCATGCGGACCCTTGGATGATCCAAATCCAGGCCAAATATCAGGATATCATCAAAACGCAGATGCATTCACATCTGAAGGACCACAAATGCCTCGAGGTCATGGTGGTCTCCTGCGCATCGAAGGAACTGTCCGACATGATGAAGGACATCCGCGCTCAGGACAAGGCCGATTACGTCAAGTTCGTCAGAGGATGA
- a CDS encoding amidohydrolase, with protein sequence MKQTVILGNIVTMDEKRPTAKAALVKNGVFTYIGDADTAKQLGGSDAEILDYGESFIYPGFLESHTHGAFAGYRSIGQANLTVVMPPDYKKYPAVIKEFIKNNPQREVYLAAGWGETGEYISRTYLDEICADKPLIMHSAGGHSLLLNTKALEWAGIDAKYAKEVGYDLVHVDENGEPDGYVCEMPVLRILNMIPNSFEDLKNYILDWQDFIIAKGFTAVADAGAELLFPEASRVYHELEQEGKLKLRTYSYLLAPDNVESPKAEIARIAADRAKYSEEYYHVIGVKAFLDGVTEAHTGWQNQDYADQPGYHGVERFNDHDKMVELIVEADKEGLSVHVHSEGGGATHFMLGCIEDAEKITGDMDQRNILAHLHFVTDEDIRRMASTHSVPAVAPLWTAKIPAFFEQEAKYVGEELANQSYPIKSFFDTGSVPVFHSDYPVSPMVDIGLSIYMAEFRALPQEEYGGMATQGNPSECITREQALRAMTINVAYQWHQESRMGSIECGKLANMTVFDCDLLHDDAQKVANAKVKATIIDGEVAYSR encoded by the coding sequence ATGAAACAGACAGTAATTCTAGGCAACATCGTCACCATGGATGAGAAAAGACCTACAGCAAAGGCGGCATTGGTCAAGAACGGGGTGTTCACGTATATCGGCGACGCCGATACAGCGAAACAGCTCGGAGGTTCCGATGCGGAGATCCTGGATTACGGAGAGAGTTTCATCTACCCCGGATTTCTGGAATCGCACACCCACGGCGCATTCGCCGGATACCGCTCGATCGGACAGGCCAACCTGACTGTGGTGATGCCTCCGGATTACAAGAAATACCCCGCAGTCATAAAAGAGTTCATAAAAAACAACCCTCAGCGCGAAGTGTACCTGGCTGCAGGTTGGGGCGAGACAGGGGAATACATCTCCAGGACATATCTCGACGAGATATGCGCCGACAAGCCGCTGATCATGCACTCAGCCGGAGGGCACTCCCTCCTCCTCAACACGAAGGCTCTGGAATGGGCCGGGATCGATGCGAAGTATGCCAAGGAGGTGGGATACGACCTGGTCCATGTGGATGAGAACGGCGAACCGGACGGGTACGTCTGCGAGATGCCCGTGCTGCGCATTCTCAACATGATACCGAACTCATTCGAGGATCTGAAGAATTATATCCTAGATTGGCAGGACTTCATCATCGCCAAAGGATTCACTGCCGTAGCCGATGCAGGGGCCGAGCTGCTCTTCCCCGAAGCATCCAGAGTATACCATGAACTGGAGCAGGAGGGAAAGCTGAAGCTGCGTACATACTCCTATCTGCTGGCCCCCGACAACGTCGAGAGTCCGAAAGCAGAGATCGCCCGCATAGCGGCAGACCGTGCGAAATACAGCGAGGAATACTACCATGTCATCGGGGTCAAGGCGTTCCTTGACGGTGTGACCGAAGCACATACCGGATGGCAGAATCAGGATTATGCGGATCAGCCCGGCTACCACGGTGTGGAGCGCTTCAACGACCATGATAAGATGGTGGAGCTCATCGTGGAAGCGGACAAGGAAGGACTGTCGGTGCACGTGCACTCCGAAGGAGGCGGTGCTACACACTTCATGCTCGGATGCATAGAAGATGCGGAGAAGATCACCGGGGACATGGATCAGCGCAACATACTCGCGCATCTGCATTTCGTCACTGACGAGGACATCAGACGCATGGCATCGACACACTCCGTTCCCGCAGTGGCCCCGCTGTGGACTGCGAAGATCCCCGCCTTCTTCGAGCAGGAAGCGAAATATGTGGGAGAGGAACTGGCGAACCAATCCTATCCAATTAAATCGTTCTTCGACACGGGATCTGTTCCAGTATTCCATTCCGATTATCCGGTCTCCCCCATGGTCGACATCGGCCTCAGCATATACATGGCTGAGTTCCGCGCACTCCCGCAAGAGGAGTATGGCGGTATGGCGACTCAGGGCAATCCCTCGGAGTGCATCACTCGCGAGCAGGCATTGCGTGCGATGACTATCAACGTAGCATATCAGTGGCACCAGGAGAGCCGTATGGGTTCGATAGAATGCGGAAAGCTCGCCAACATGACGGTGTTCGACTGCGATCTGCTCCATGACGATGCACAGAAGGTCGCGAATGCAAAGGTCAAGGCCACGATCATAGACGGTGAAGTCGCATACAGCAGGTGA
- a CDS encoding PKD domain-containing protein, whose product MQFDNRIIAIMAIALMAIAVPGLAASADADQEYTRDYGEFYSYTLQFVFDGSEAQTIDWDFGDGTEHSTEWNPRHTYASTGTYYVTQTTTNTQGTTTEVYKVQIMGFPVVSFDTNGGSSISPIQMEAYNQTLAKPADPTRSGYTFAGWFYDAAFVNAVDWTAGITKSMTLYAKWTQNETPTVTYSVVFDSNGGSTVTTQTVNSGSTVTTQPADPTRSGYTFNGWYLGSAKYVFSTPVTGNITLVAHWTENAAPIVYRTVSFDENGGSVAVSSQSVASGTEFTVPAYSGTRTGYEFSGWSYNSTTYQPGQSISVTQDIVLKAVWRSTAPVVSSITVTFDVNGGSKTVAAQTIQSSSTFTFPSYDGTKDGCRFAGWALGLLTYQPGQSVQLTGNVTVKAIWDAESDDSKDIIVQIEDFVKEHIILTIVIVAIIILATVLAMTRRRY is encoded by the coding sequence ATGCAGTTTGATAACAGAATCATAGCGATAATGGCGATAGCTCTCATGGCAATCGCCGTACCCGGTCTCGCCGCATCGGCGGACGCTGACCAGGAGTACACGAGGGATTACGGAGAATTCTATTCGTACACCCTCCAGTTCGTATTCGACGGATCCGAGGCCCAGACCATCGACTGGGATTTCGGAGACGGTACCGAGCATTCCACCGAGTGGAATCCCAGACACACCTACGCAAGCACAGGAACATACTACGTCACGCAGACGACAACCAACACCCAGGGCACCACAACGGAAGTCTACAAGGTTCAGATCATGGGATTCCCCGTGGTCTCCTTCGATACCAACGGCGGATCATCGATCTCACCGATCCAGATGGAGGCCTACAATCAGACCCTGGCCAAGCCCGCGGACCCCACAAGATCGGGATACACCTTCGCAGGATGGTTCTACGACGCAGCATTCGTGAATGCAGTCGATTGGACCGCAGGCATCACAAAGTCCATGACGCTCTATGCGAAATGGACCCAGAACGAGACTCCGACGGTCACATACTCCGTGGTCTTCGACTCCAACGGAGGATCCACAGTTACGACCCAGACCGTGAACTCCGGATCCACAGTTACGACCCAGCCGGCAGACCCCACCAGATCTGGATACACCTTCAACGGATGGTACCTCGGCAGCGCCAAGTACGTGTTCAGCACACCGGTCACAGGCAACATCACTCTTGTAGCCCACTGGACCGAGAATGCGGCACCCATCGTCTACCGTACGGTATCCTTCGATGAGAACGGCGGTTCTGTCGCAGTCAGCTCTCAGAGCGTGGCCTCCGGGACCGAATTCACCGTCCCCGCCTACAGCGGGACCAGGACAGGCTACGAGTTCAGCGGATGGTCCTACAACAGCACCACATACCAGCCCGGACAGTCCATCTCGGTAACCCAGGACATCGTCCTGAAGGCTGTCTGGAGGAGCACAGCACCGGTCGTCTCCAGCATCACCGTGACATTCGATGTCAACGGAGGCTCGAAGACCGTTGCCGCTCAGACCATCCAGTCCAGCAGCACCTTCACCTTCCCATCCTATGACGGAACGAAGGACGGCTGCAGATTCGCAGGCTGGGCCCTGGGCCTCCTGACCTACCAGCCCGGACAGTCGGTGCAGCTCACCGGCAACGTCACGGTCAAGGCCATCTGGGATGCGGAGAGCGATGACAGCAAGGATATTATCGTACAGATCGAGGACTTCGTCAAGGAGCACATCATCCTGACGATCGTCATCGTTGCGATCATCATCCTGGCGACCGTCCTAGCGATGACCAGGAGGAGGTACTGA
- a CDS encoding cation:proton antiporter, whose protein sequence is MEFLLQVLFAMAVIFVMARIGSFVFSKLGLPGLIGEILIGILIANIAGGSFMTDVLDIWFDSAGNRSETYTVIYTLAELGVIFLLFSVGLETKVKDLLGSGRAAMLCALLGVILPFVAGLALVLAVGGYDMNCAMFMGAAMVATSVGITARIIKDMRLMEVKESRIIIAAAVIDDVLGMIVLAIVQGMATSGGDIEILDLAIIIIKAVVFVLVAIAVAKYVVPRIYDFFDKRNQATIAKGKVPYSFNKLILALIVCLSMAALAEFIGLAAIIGAFLAGMMFADHAWEWELEHKVEAITSLMISFFFVNVGLMVDISSLTDFAIVGLVVVVILLAMATKFIGCGLGARLGDKTIDKSSFSIIGVGMMPRGEVGIIIASIGLNAGVMTGDLYTVVVMMSVMTTIIAPPILSVLFRKKYKTEYEIVPEDRI, encoded by the coding sequence ATGGAATTCCTCTTGCAGGTTCTGTTCGCAATGGCAGTCATCTTCGTGATGGCCCGTATAGGTTCATTCGTTTTCTCCAAGCTCGGGCTTCCCGGTCTGATTGGAGAAATTCTTATCGGAATCCTCATCGCGAACATAGCGGGAGGTTCTTTCATGACAGATGTTCTGGACATCTGGTTCGATTCGGCAGGCAACCGCAGCGAGACGTATACGGTCATCTATACGCTTGCCGAATTGGGAGTGATATTCCTGCTGTTCTCCGTCGGATTGGAGACCAAGGTAAAGGATCTGTTGGGATCTGGAAGGGCAGCGATGCTCTGTGCTTTGCTGGGAGTCATTCTGCCCTTTGTCGCAGGTCTCGCACTTGTCCTCGCAGTCGGCGGATATGACATGAACTGCGCCATGTTCATGGGTGCGGCGATGGTCGCCACGTCCGTCGGTATCACAGCACGTATCATCAAAGACATGAGGCTGATGGAGGTCAAGGAATCCCGTATCATCATCGCGGCAGCGGTCATAGACGATGTCCTCGGAATGATAGTACTCGCTATCGTTCAGGGAATGGCGACCAGTGGCGGTGACATAGAAATCTTGGATCTCGCCATCATCATAATCAAAGCGGTCGTATTCGTCCTCGTAGCAATCGCAGTGGCCAAATATGTGGTCCCCAGGATCTACGACTTCTTCGACAAAAGGAATCAGGCAACCATTGCTAAGGGTAAGGTCCCGTATTCCTTCAACAAGCTCATTCTGGCGCTCATCGTATGTCTGTCGATGGCAGCCCTCGCTGAGTTCATCGGATTGGCTGCAATCATCGGAGCGTTCCTGGCGGGAATGATGTTCGCAGATCATGCTTGGGAGTGGGAATTGGAGCACAAGGTGGAGGCCATCACATCTCTGATGATCTCCTTCTTCTTCGTCAATGTGGGATTGATGGTAGACATCTCGTCACTAACTGATTTCGCAATAGTAGGGCTCGTTGTCGTCGTCATCCTTCTCGCAATGGCCACCAAGTTCATCGGATGCGGTCTCGGAGCAAGGTTGGGAGACAAGACGATCGATAAATCCTCATTCTCCATCATCGGAGTCGGAATGATGCCCAGAGGAGAGGTCGGTATCATCATCGCATCCATAGGTCTCAACGCCGGTGTGATGACCGGAGATCTGTATACCGTAGTCGTCATGATGTCTGTGATGACAACCATCATCGCGCCTCCGATCCTTTCTGTTCTGTTCAGGAAGAAGTACAAGACAGAGTACGAGATTGTGCCCGAGGATAGGATCTGA